Proteins from a genomic interval of Mycolicibacterium grossiae:
- a CDS encoding amidohydrolase family protein, whose protein sequence is MTDESTSVRRIWADLDLPGVIDVHTHFMPKRVMDKVWQYFDAAGPLVGRTWPITYRTDEARRLQTLRGFGVRAFTSLIYPHKPDMAAWLNQWAAGFAAATPDCLATATLFPEPGVTQYVTDAVERGTRVVKAHVQVGGYDPTDPLLDEAWGVLADAGVPVVIHCGSGPQPGAHTGPAPIRALLARHPALRLIIAHLGMPEYADFLDLCERHDGVHLDTTMALTPFTEETMPFPRSEMPRLRALGHRVLFGSDFPNIPYGYADALRSVTDLDGVDDAWRRNVLHDNAARLFALSPS, encoded by the coding sequence GTGACGGATGAGTCAACCTCGGTGCGCCGTATCTGGGCGGACCTGGATCTGCCGGGCGTCATCGACGTGCACACGCACTTCATGCCCAAGCGGGTGATGGACAAGGTCTGGCAGTACTTCGACGCGGCGGGTCCGCTGGTCGGGCGGACGTGGCCCATCACCTACCGCACCGACGAGGCGCGGCGCCTGCAGACGCTGCGCGGTTTCGGCGTCCGAGCCTTCACGTCGCTGATCTACCCGCACAAGCCCGACATGGCGGCATGGCTCAACCAGTGGGCCGCCGGCTTCGCGGCCGCGACCCCGGACTGCCTGGCCACCGCGACGCTGTTTCCGGAACCCGGTGTGACGCAGTACGTCACCGACGCCGTCGAGCGCGGCACCCGCGTGGTCAAGGCGCACGTGCAGGTGGGCGGCTACGACCCCACCGACCCGCTTCTCGACGAGGCCTGGGGCGTGCTCGCCGACGCCGGCGTGCCCGTGGTGATCCACTGCGGCTCGGGCCCGCAGCCCGGCGCGCACACCGGCCCGGCGCCCATCCGCGCGCTGCTCGCCCGCCACCCTGCGCTGCGGCTGATCATCGCCCACCTCGGCATGCCGGAGTACGCCGACTTCCTCGACCTCTGCGAACGTCACGACGGCGTGCACCTGGACACCACGATGGCCCTCACTCCGTTCACCGAGGAGACCATGCCCTTCCCGCGGTCGGAGATGCCACGGCTGCGAGCCCTCGGTCACCGCGTGCTGTTCGGCAGCGACTTCCCCAACATCCCCTACGGCTACGCCGACGCGCTGCGGTCGGTCACCGACCTCGACGGCGTCGACGACGCGTGGCGGCGCAACGTGCTGCACGACAACGCCGCCCGCCTGTTCGCCCTGTCCCCCAGCTGA
- the cysC gene encoding adenylyl-sulfate kinase — protein sequence MTRQLLRITTAGSVDDGKSTLIGRLMHDTDSLPLDHLEAVTDAEGVADLAALSDGLRAEREQGITIDVAYRFFSTERRSYILADTPGHERYTRNMFTGASNAHVAILLVDARAGVLRQTRRHARIAKLLGLQHYVAAVNKIDLVDFDQSRFDEVQAELRQMADRLGSSGSPLDLAVIPIAAKLGDNVVHRSDHTPWYEGPTLLEYLEGVQLSAPQPEPAKLRLPVQWVSRPTSEQRRRYTGRISAGTLRVGDPVVSLPAGTSSTVTALDTLDDDRDTGVAPLSVSIELADDIDVGRGDVFVSGAEDAVLPVAARELYSTVCWFTDTPLRAGDRLALKQGTRTVRATVQELHSRLDPETLDDLDNPVALSLNDIGVVTLRTSSVVVADPYAENRDSGAFILIDETSNETVGAGTITEAREVKPGAQTRNDIRWHPSSLDRDYRWQQTGQRGATIWFTGLPASGKSTLAVAVERALVESGDVAYLLDGDNIRHGLSDDLGFSAGDRAENIRRVGHLTRLLADAGVVALASLVSPLHSDREIARALNEAAKLPFIEVHVATSLAECEKRDPKGLYARARAGELKGLTGVDAPYEAPENPDLVVDTAGADIDDLVRRVLDALHAARDGS from the coding sequence ATGACTCGGCAGCTACTGCGGATCACGACGGCCGGCTCGGTGGACGACGGCAAGAGCACGCTGATCGGGCGGCTGATGCACGACACCGACAGCCTGCCCTTGGACCACCTGGAGGCCGTCACCGACGCCGAGGGCGTGGCCGACCTGGCGGCGCTGTCGGACGGGCTGCGCGCCGAACGCGAGCAGGGCATCACGATCGACGTCGCGTACCGCTTCTTCTCCACCGAGCGTCGCAGCTACATCCTGGCCGATACGCCCGGGCACGAGCGCTACACGCGCAACATGTTCACCGGCGCGTCGAACGCGCACGTAGCGATCCTGCTGGTCGACGCCCGCGCCGGCGTGCTGCGGCAGACGCGCCGGCATGCGCGGATCGCGAAACTGCTGGGGCTGCAGCACTACGTCGCCGCGGTGAACAAGATCGACCTGGTGGACTTCGACCAGAGCCGGTTCGACGAGGTGCAGGCCGAGCTGCGGCAGATGGCCGACCGGCTCGGCTCGTCGGGCTCGCCGCTGGACCTCGCCGTCATCCCGATCGCGGCCAAGCTGGGCGACAACGTCGTTCATCGGTCGGACCACACGCCCTGGTACGAGGGTCCGACGCTGCTCGAGTACCTCGAAGGCGTGCAACTGTCGGCGCCGCAGCCGGAACCGGCGAAGCTGCGGCTGCCCGTGCAGTGGGTGTCGCGGCCGACGTCCGAGCAGCGACGCCGCTACACCGGCCGCATCTCCGCGGGCACGCTGCGGGTGGGCGACCCGGTGGTGTCGCTGCCGGCCGGCACCTCGTCGACGGTGACGGCACTGGACACGCTCGACGACGACCGCGACACCGGCGTTGCGCCGCTGTCGGTGTCGATCGAGCTGGCCGACGACATCGACGTGGGACGCGGCGACGTCTTCGTCAGCGGCGCCGAGGATGCGGTGCTGCCGGTCGCGGCGCGCGAGCTGTACTCCACGGTCTGCTGGTTCACCGACACCCCGCTGCGTGCGGGTGACCGGTTGGCGCTCAAGCAGGGCACCCGCACCGTGCGCGCCACCGTCCAGGAGCTGCACAGCCGGCTCGACCCCGAGACGCTCGACGACCTGGACAACCCGGTGGCGTTGTCGCTCAACGACATCGGCGTGGTGACGCTGCGGACCAGCTCGGTGGTGGTCGCCGACCCGTATGCCGAGAACCGCGACAGCGGCGCGTTCATCCTGATCGACGAGACCTCCAACGAGACCGTCGGCGCGGGCACCATCACCGAGGCACGCGAGGTGAAGCCGGGCGCGCAGACGCGCAACGACATCCGCTGGCACCCGTCGTCGCTGGACCGCGACTACCGCTGGCAGCAGACCGGTCAGCGCGGGGCGACGATCTGGTTCACCGGGCTGCCGGCGTCGGGCAAGTCGACGCTCGCCGTGGCCGTGGAGCGGGCGCTCGTCGAGTCCGGTGACGTGGCGTACCTGCTCGACGGCGACAACATCCGGCACGGGCTGTCCGACGATCTGGGCTTCTCGGCGGGCGACCGCGCGGAGAACATCCGCCGCGTCGGACATCTGACCCGACTGCTCGCCGACGCGGGCGTGGTGGCGCTCGCGTCGCTGGTGTCGCCGCTGCACTCCGACCGCGAGATCGCCCGGGCCCTCAACGAGGCGGCCAAGCTGCCGTTCATCGAGGTGCACGTCGCGACGTCGCTCGCCGAGTGCGAGAAGCGGGACCCGAAGGGCCTCTACGCGCGGGCGCGGGCCGGAGAACTGAAGGGCCTCACCGGCGTCGACGCCCCGTACGAGGCGCCGGAGAACCCGGACCTGGTGGTCGACACCGCAGGCGCGGACATCGACGACCTCGTCCGCCGGGTGCTCGACGCGTTGCACGCGGCCCGCGACGGGAGCTGA
- the stf0 gene encoding trehalose 2-sulfotransferase: MAAPTAYLVLASQRSGSTLLVESLRATGVAGEPQEFFQYLPSTSQSPQPREWFAGVEDESILRLLDPLDEGKPDIAPAEIWRDYIRTVGRTPNGVWGGKLMWNQTPLLLDRAAGLPDRSGDGLLAAIRDVVGSDPVLIHVYRPDVISQAVSFWRAVQTRVWRGRPDPVRDARAEYHAGAIAHVVTMLRAQEEGWRTWFAEEGVEPMDVPYPVLWRNLTEVVGDVLDALGLDRRLAPAPVLERQADHRSDEWVERYKADAEREGLPT; encoded by the coding sequence ATGGCAGCCCCCACGGCGTACCTGGTGCTCGCGTCGCAGCGCAGCGGAAGCACCCTGCTGGTCGAGTCGCTGCGCGCCACCGGCGTCGCCGGCGAGCCCCAGGAGTTCTTCCAGTACCTGCCGTCGACCAGCCAGTCGCCGCAGCCGAGGGAGTGGTTCGCCGGCGTCGAGGACGAGTCGATCCTGCGACTGCTCGACCCGCTCGACGAGGGCAAGCCCGACATCGCGCCCGCCGAGATCTGGCGGGACTACATCCGCACCGTCGGCCGCACGCCGAACGGGGTGTGGGGCGGCAAGCTGATGTGGAACCAGACGCCGCTGCTCCTCGACCGCGCGGCGGGGCTGCCGGACCGCTCCGGCGACGGCCTGCTCGCCGCCATCCGCGACGTCGTCGGCAGCGACCCCGTGCTCATCCACGTCTACCGGCCCGACGTCATCTCCCAGGCGGTGTCGTTCTGGCGGGCCGTGCAGACCCGGGTGTGGCGCGGCCGCCCCGACCCGGTGCGCGACGCCCGGGCCGAGTACCACGCCGGCGCCATCGCCCACGTCGTGACGATGCTGCGGGCGCAGGAAGAGGGCTGGCGCACCTGGTTCGCCGAGGAGGGCGTCGAGCCGATGGACGTGCCCTACCCGGTGCTGTGGCGCAACCTCACCGAGGTCGTCGGCGACGTACTCGACGCGCTCGGCCTGGACCGGCGCCTGGCACCGGCACCGGTGCTGGAGCGCCAGGCGGATCACCGCTCCGACGAATGGGTCGAGCGGTACAAGGCGGATGCCGAGCGGGAGGGATTGCCGACATGA
- a CDS encoding sulfatase family protein: MTTHDRDTAHERDTAHDRDNVLLVHWHDLGRTLGAYGHADVSSPRLDQLAAEGILFTRAHSTAPLCSPSRGSLFTGRYPQSNGLLGLAHHGWEYRADVRTLPHLLSESGWHTALFGMQHETSYPAKLGFDEFDVSNSYCEYVVARATAWLADPPATPFLLTAGFFETHRPYPHNRYAPADADALTVPDYLPDTPDVRQDLADFHGSIAVADAAVGELLDTLAATGLDASTWVVFMTDHGPAMPRAKSTLYDAGTGIAFIVRPPTRRGAAPRVYDELFSGVDLVPTLLDLLGVDVPDEVQGISQAAQLTAGAPADAAVRREVYTTKTYHDSFDPIRAIRTKEYSYIENYAPRPLLDLPWDIADSAPGQVVAPLTRTPRPTRELYDLVADPTESTNLLSGEPAPEHEAVAAELAILLDDWRSKTNDVIPSDFAGTRISERYTHTYLSIKNQPLPSRSALASGRGVHEERDQ; encoded by the coding sequence GTGACCACGCATGACCGAGACACCGCGCACGAACGAGACACCGCGCACGACCGAGACAACGTGCTGCTGGTGCACTGGCACGACCTGGGCCGCACGCTGGGGGCCTACGGCCACGCCGACGTCTCCAGTCCCCGGCTGGACCAGCTCGCCGCCGAGGGCATCCTGTTCACCCGCGCCCACTCGACCGCGCCGCTGTGTTCGCCGTCGCGGGGATCGCTGTTCACCGGGCGCTACCCACAGAGCAACGGCCTGCTCGGACTGGCCCACCACGGCTGGGAGTACCGGGCGGACGTCCGGACGCTGCCGCACCTGCTGAGCGAATCGGGTTGGCACACGGCGCTGTTCGGCATGCAGCACGAGACGTCCTACCCGGCCAAGCTCGGCTTCGACGAGTTCGACGTGTCCAACTCCTACTGCGAGTACGTGGTGGCCCGGGCGACGGCGTGGCTGGCCGATCCGCCCGCGACGCCGTTCCTGCTGACCGCCGGCTTCTTCGAGACCCACCGCCCCTATCCGCACAACCGGTACGCGCCGGCCGACGCGGACGCCCTCACCGTGCCGGACTACCTGCCCGACACCCCGGACGTGCGGCAGGACCTCGCCGACTTCCACGGCTCCATCGCCGTCGCCGACGCCGCCGTGGGCGAGCTGCTCGACACCCTCGCCGCGACCGGACTCGACGCCAGCACCTGGGTGGTGTTCATGACCGACCACGGCCCGGCGATGCCGCGGGCGAAGTCGACGCTGTACGACGCGGGCACCGGCATCGCGTTCATCGTGCGGCCGCCGACGCGCCGCGGTGCCGCGCCGCGGGTCTACGACGAGCTGTTCAGCGGCGTCGACCTGGTGCCCACGCTGCTCGACCTGCTGGGCGTCGACGTGCCCGACGAGGTGCAGGGCATCTCGCAAGCCGCGCAGCTCACCGCGGGCGCGCCGGCCGACGCCGCCGTGCGCAGGGAGGTCTACACGACGAAGACCTACCACGACTCCTTCGACCCGATCCGCGCGATCCGGACCAAGGAGTACAGCTACATCGAGAACTACGCGCCGCGACCGCTGCTGGACCTGCCGTGGGACATCGCCGACAGCGCGCCCGGCCAGGTGGTCGCCCCGCTGACGCGGACGCCGCGGCCGACCCGCGAGCTGTACGACCTCGTCGCCGATCCCACGGAGAGCACCAACCTGCTCAGCGGCGAACCGGCACCCGAACACGAGGCCGTCGCGGCCGAGCTCGCGATCCTGCTCGACGACTGGCGCAGCAAGACCAACGACGTCATCCCGTCGGACTTCGCGGGGACCCGCATCTCCGAGCGCTACACGCACACCTACCTCAGCATCAAGAACCAGCCCCTGCCGAGCCGCTCGGCGCTGGCGTCGGGTCGCGGCGTGCACGAAGAACGCGACCAATAG
- the cysD gene encoding sulfate adenylyltransferase subunit CysD: MTSTTVDTTHVDELRVLEAEAVHIIREVVAELTRPVLLFSAGKDSIVLLRLAEKAFRPSPLPFPVLHVDTGHNFDEVIEFRDRRLGEHGHELIVGSVQETIDSGRVADPGPGASRNRQQTRTLLDALEAGGFDAAFGGARRDEERARAKERILSFRDEFGQWDPRAQRPEPWSLYNGRIRQGEQVRVFPLSNWTELDVWRYIELENLELPSIYFAHEREVVERDGILLAVSEYVQPRGDERAATEWVRYRTVGDLTITGAVRSHATDIAGVIAEISAATVSERGETRADDRTSVAAMEDRKREGYF, translated from the coding sequence ATGACGAGCACGACCGTGGACACCACCCACGTCGACGAGCTGCGGGTGCTCGAGGCCGAGGCGGTGCACATCATCCGCGAGGTGGTCGCCGAGCTGACGCGTCCGGTCCTGCTGTTCTCGGCGGGCAAGGACTCGATCGTGCTGCTGCGGTTGGCGGAGAAGGCCTTTCGGCCGTCACCGCTACCGTTCCCGGTGCTGCACGTGGACACCGGCCACAACTTCGACGAGGTCATCGAGTTCCGCGACCGCCGCCTGGGCGAGCACGGGCACGAGCTGATCGTCGGCTCGGTGCAGGAGACCATCGACAGTGGCCGCGTCGCCGACCCCGGTCCGGGCGCCTCACGCAACCGGCAGCAGACGCGCACGCTGCTCGACGCGCTGGAGGCGGGCGGGTTCGACGCCGCGTTCGGCGGTGCCCGGCGCGACGAGGAGCGGGCCCGCGCCAAGGAGCGCATCCTCAGCTTCCGCGACGAGTTCGGCCAGTGGGATCCCCGCGCGCAGCGACCGGAGCCGTGGTCGCTGTACAACGGCCGGATCCGCCAGGGCGAGCAGGTGCGGGTGTTCCCGCTGTCGAACTGGACCGAGTTGGACGTCTGGCGCTACATCGAGCTGGAGAACCTGGAGCTGCCGTCGATCTACTTCGCACACGAGCGCGAGGTGGTGGAACGCGACGGCATCCTGCTGGCGGTCTCGGAGTACGTCCAGCCCCGCGGTGACGAGCGGGCCGCCACCGAGTGGGTGCGGTACCGCACCGTCGGCGACCTCACCATCACCGGTGCGGTGCGCTCGCATGCCACCGACATCGCCGGGGTGATCGCCGAGATCTCCGCGGCGACGGTGTCCGAGCGCGGCGAGACCCGCGCGGACGACCGGACGTCGGTCGCGGCGATGGAGGACCGCAAGCGAGAGGGCTACTTCTGA
- a CDS encoding trans-aconitate 2-methyltransferase has translation MTWNPDVYLDFADHRGRPFVDLLARVGATRPRRVVDLGCGPGNLTVTLAQRWPEAHVDALDSSPEMVAVARERGLDAALADIADWTPPPDTDVVVSNAALQWVPGHADLLTRWVGELPAGAWLAMQVPGNFDAPSHRAVRAVATLPSFAAALADMPWRDADVVATPVRYADLLTDAGCAVDAWETTYVHPLTGDTPVLDWITGTALTQVRSRLSDDAWQAYREAIIPLLAEAYPRRSDGTTFFPFRRVFVVARVGG, from the coding sequence GTGACCTGGAACCCGGACGTGTACCTGGACTTCGCCGACCACCGCGGCCGCCCGTTCGTCGACCTGCTGGCGCGGGTCGGCGCGACACGGCCCCGCCGCGTCGTCGACCTCGGCTGCGGACCCGGCAACCTCACCGTGACGCTGGCACAGCGCTGGCCGGAGGCGCACGTCGACGCGCTGGACAGCTCACCGGAGATGGTGGCGGTTGCGCGCGAGCGGGGTCTCGACGCGGCGCTCGCCGACATCGCCGACTGGACACCGCCACCGGACACCGACGTGGTGGTGTCGAACGCGGCGCTGCAGTGGGTGCCGGGTCACGCCGACCTCCTGACGCGGTGGGTGGGCGAACTGCCCGCGGGCGCGTGGCTCGCCATGCAGGTGCCGGGCAACTTCGACGCACCGTCGCACCGCGCCGTGCGCGCGGTCGCGACTCTGCCGAGTTTCGCCGCGGCGCTGGCCGACATGCCGTGGCGCGACGCGGACGTCGTCGCGACACCGGTCCGCTACGCCGACCTGCTGACCGACGCCGGCTGTGCCGTGGACGCCTGGGAAACCACCTACGTGCACCCATTGACCGGCGACACACCAGTTCTCGACTGGATCACCGGTACCGCGCTGACCCAGGTGCGCAGCCGACTGTCCGACGATGCTTGGCAGGCCTACCGCGAGGCCATCATCCCGCTGCTCGCCGAGGCCTACCCGCGCCGGTCCGACGGCACGACGTTCTTCCCGTTCCGCCGGGTGTTCGTCGTGGCCCGGGTGGGCGGCTGA